The Roseofilum capinflatum BLCC-M114 genome window below encodes:
- a CDS encoding DUF3368 domain-containing protein, which translates to MIIISDTSVITSLAAISHLHLLPELYDRLIIPEAVYRELVAIEPPVPGAVEVKTVPWLEVRQVTNNEEVVRLQEEVRLDPGESEAIALALELKADLLLIDERSGRAEAHRLGLRITGLLGMLVEAKQKNLLSSVKPLMDDLIARSQFRISPALYRQILGMVAETDDRQNTE; encoded by the coding sequence GTGATTATCATCAGTGATACATCCGTCATTACGAGCTTGGCAGCAATTTCTCATCTGCACCTTTTACCGGAACTCTACGATCGCCTCATCATTCCCGAAGCAGTATATCGCGAACTGGTCGCGATCGAGCCACCCGTTCCTGGAGCGGTTGAAGTGAAAACAGTTCCCTGGTTAGAGGTGAGGCAAGTTACCAATAATGAGGAAGTTGTCCGCCTTCAGGAAGAGGTAAGGTTAGATCCGGGGGAATCTGAGGCAATCGCGCTTGCGTTAGAATTGAAAGCAGATTTGCTCTTGATTGATGAGCGCTCTGGTAGAGCAGAAGCCCATCGGTTAGGGCTGAGAATTACGGGATTACTGGGTATGTTAGTAGAAGCCAAGCAGAAAAATTTGCTCAGTTCGGTAAAGCCTTTAATGGATGATTTGATTGCCCGATCGCAGTTTAGAATCTCTCCAGCATTGTATCGTCAGATTTTGGGGATGGTTGCAGAAACAGATGATCGCCAGAATACAGAGTAA
- a CDS encoding DUF433 domain-containing protein, whose product MTITVENVPLVTDRQGVIRVAQTRVTLDTVVTAFLEGCTPEEIREQYPSLQLPDIYLVIGYYLRHQDEVDTYLAERQRQADAIRQEVEQRFDPVGIRDRLLARQNQFWSFEYSRTINVC is encoded by the coding sequence ATGACAATAACCGTTGAAAACGTCCCATTAGTTACCGATCGCCAAGGCGTTATCCGAGTTGCCCAAACCCGTGTAACTCTCGATACGGTTGTGACGGCTTTTCTGGAGGGATGTACGCCAGAGGAAATCAGAGAACAGTATCCATCATTACAACTTCCGGATATCTATCTGGTGATCGGTTACTACCTTAGACATCAGGATGAGGTTGATACCTATCTGGCAGAACGTCAACGACAAGCCGATGCGATCCGGCAGGAGGTTGAGCAGCGTTTCGATCCGGTGGGAATACGCGATCGCTTACTTGCCAGACAAAATCAATTCTGGAGTTTTGAATATTCCCGAACAATAAATGTCTGTTGA
- a CDS encoding DUF5615 family PIN-like protein has product MLKFYSNENFPLAMVDLMRGMSYDVLTSYEAGQANRKIPDNVVLEYATCAGRIVITENRQDFLNLHSTTSNHAGIIICKADRDYTGKVQALHDFFAQDTHPMANRLLRVMKQNRKGNQQTFIVREYSKLQN; this is encoded by the coding sequence ATGCTAAAGTTCTATTCTAATGAAAATTTCCCACTGGCAATGGTCGATCTGATGCGAGGGATGAGTTATGATGTGTTGACCTCTTACGAAGCTGGACAAGCCAATCGAAAAATTCCAGACAATGTGGTATTGGAGTATGCGACCTGTGCCGGTCGAATCGTTATTACTGAAAATCGTCAAGACTTTCTCAACCTCCACTCTACAACCTCAAACCATGCAGGGATCATTATTTGCAAAGCCGATCGAGACTATACGGGAAAAGTGCAAGCGCTCCATGATTTTTTCGCTCAAGATACACACCCAATGGCCAATCGTCTTCTTCGGGTGATGAAACAGAATAGGAAAGGGAATCAACAGACATTTATTGTTCGGGAATATTCAAAACTCCAGAATTGA
- a CDS encoding DUF433 domain-containing protein — protein MTLKEQLLQTLETLPDELLEKTLKFVQTLQYPIHKTPGICGGAARIRDTRIPVWTIVAYQQQGTPDSELMYNYPGLTLEDIQAALNYYELNREEIDRAIADCE, from the coding sequence ATGACTCTTAAAGAACAACTTCTCCAAACCCTGGAAACATTACCGGATGAATTGCTTGAAAAAACCCTGAAATTCGTCCAAACCCTTCAGTATCCCATTCACAAAACGCCAGGAATTTGTGGCGGTGCGGCGAGAATTCGCGATACTCGAATTCCCGTCTGGACGATCGTTGCCTACCAACAGCAAGGTACACCAGATTCAGAGTTAATGTACAACTACCCAGGACTAACACTTGAAGATATCCAAGCTGCACTCAACTATTACGAACTCAACCGAGAAGAAATTGATCGTGCTATTGCTGATTGTGAGTAA
- a CDS encoding type II toxin-antitoxin system VapC family toxin yields MTRYLLDTNIFIYYFNGDAVVQPLFANILAGNHEGYYCPLSWIELLCYPALTPREANQIRAFLRRLSSVTLTETILDSAAQIRQSYRLKLPDAAIAACAFVQGYTLVTRNIADFHRIMGLALYNPFNP; encoded by the coding sequence ATGACTAGATATTTACTCGATACGAATATTTTTATCTATTATTTCAATGGAGATGCAGTGGTTCAGCCCTTGTTTGCCAATATTTTAGCGGGTAATCATGAAGGTTACTATTGCCCTTTAAGTTGGATTGAATTACTCTGTTATCCAGCTTTAACCCCAAGGGAAGCCAATCAGATCAGAGCATTTTTGAGAAGGCTTTCCTCAGTAACTCTGACGGAGACGATTTTAGACAGCGCTGCTCAGATTCGGCAAAGTTACCGCTTGAAACTACCCGATGCTGCGATCGCCGCTTGTGCTTTTGTACAAGGCTACACGCTGGTCACTCGTAACATAGCAGATTTCCACAGAATTATGGGTTTGGCACTGTATAACCCTTTTAATCCTTAG